ACGATCGGCGGCAGCCGCTGGCCGGGCGAGCGTGGCGGCCCCCGTCGGTAGACGTCGACGCACCCGCGGCGCAGGCCGCGGACACATCCGAGCGGACCACACCTAGTGTCGTGACCAGCGCGCTCCTCGGGCGGAGGGGAGCGCTGGCAGCAGACAGGCGGGAGTGGCGATGCGGCGGTGGGGAATCGTTTCGGTCGGGCTGGTGTTGGCCCTCGTGCCGACGCCGGCGAGTGGGCTGCACGACGACACGGTCGACTCCGGTGCCCGGTACGGGAGTGACTTCCCGGATCCCCACGTCGTCTACGACGCCGCCAACCACACCTACATCGCGTTCGCCACCAACACGGGCGGCTTCACCCTTCCCACCCTGACCGCCGGCAACCTCGACGACTGGGCCCTCCAGCCCGACACGTTCTCACCGCCCCGCTGGGCGGCGCCCGTCGTCGGTGACGCGGAGCTCTGGGCCCCCTCGGTCCACCAGCTCGCCACTGGCGAGTGGCGCGCCTACTCCGCCATTCGGGAGCGGACGACCTCGACCCAGAACCGCTACTGCATCTCGGTGGCCGAAGGGCCGGGCCCCGCCGGTCCGTTCGTGGACTCGAGTGACGCGCCGCTCACCTGCGGTTACGGATCCGCCGGAGCCATCGATCCATGGGTGTTCGTCGACGGCAGCGGCGTTCCCTGGCTGCTGTGGAAGATGGAGGACCACCGGAGCGTCGTCCTCGCCGACGACGACGTGCACTTCCCACTCCCAGCGACGCTGGTCGAGGAGCGTGCGCAGCTCCGCGACGAAGGCGAGGAACCGCCGCAACGGATCCTGCGTCCGGCGGCCGACGCGATCTGGTCACAACGCCTCGACCCGTCCGGTCTCGCGTTCCACCGACCCGACGAGGCCGATCCCGACGAGGCGCCATCGTGGGCGTCGGTCCTGCTCACCGCGCAGGCGACAACGTGGGAACGCAGCATCGTCGAGAGTCCGGCGCTGTTCGAAGCGGGCGGCCGTCTCCACCTCCTCTACAGCGGCAACCGGTACCAGTCACACGAATACGCCACCGGCTGGGCGACGTGTGACAGCCCGGCCGGACCGTGCACACGGGCTCGCTCCACCCCGATCCTCACCCATGACGGCACCATCAACGGCCCCGGCGGTGCGTCGGTCTTCGTCGACGCGGCCGGCGACACCCGGGTCGCGTTCCACGCATGGACTGCGCCACACGTGTCGTATCGCGACGGCGGACGCCGGCTCCTGCACATCGAACAACTCTGTGTCCTGCCCGACGCATCCCTCTCGGTCGGGTTTCCCGCCGGTTGGAGCTTCTGCGACGTCGACCCGACGACCTGGTTCGGACCCGGCATCACCTGGATGGCCGACGAGGGCGTGACGACCGGAGTGAGCGAGGGTCGGTTCGTTCCCGAACGTTCGCTCTCTCGCGCCGAGGCCGTCACGTTCCTGTGGCGGTGGGCCGGGAGTCCGGCACCGTCCGCGTCGAGCCCCTTCACCGATGTCGAAGCGGGCCGGTACTACACGCAGGCCGCGCGCTGGGCCGCCGAGGTCGGCATCATCAGGGGCACCACGCCCACCACCTTCGCGCCCGATGCGCCGATCGATCGAGCCCAGGTCGTGACCATCCTGCACCGCGCCCACGGCGAACCCGACCCGGGCGAGGGCTCGTCCTTCGCCGATGTTCCCGACGACTCGTTCTTCTCTACCGCCACCGCCTGGGCCGCCGCGACCGGCATCACGACCGGCCGCACGCCCACCGAGTTCCGACCCTTCGAACAGGCGACGAGAGCCCAGTTCGCCACCCTGCTGTGCCGCTTCAGCCGACTCCCCGGCGACGACCGGGTCGGGACGGGTTCGATCTGTCCCGGGTGAGTGGGCCGGCCCGGTGGCCGAGTCCAGCCTCGTCGTGATCTGTAGCGGACTGACCTGATCACGGGGCCCGGCACCGGTCATCGAGCACCTCGGTCAGCGGGGCCGGGGCGCGACCGTCTGGGAGTCCGGTCAGGACTCGTTGGTGAACCAGTCGGCGACGAGGTTGAGGCCGGTGATGCCATCACGCGGGTACATCTCCTCGTAGATGCGGCGATAGCCGGTGGCCTTGATCCGCCAGCCGTCGTCGGTCTTGACGTAGTCGTCGTAGTAGAAGGCCGCGCCATAGATGTTGATTCCGTGGTCGCCGACGACGACGTTGTCCTCGAGCTTCCAGATGCCCGATGCCGTCCCGTCGCCGTTGAGCGTGATCTCGGGATGGTGCACCGCGTGGCTGGACAGGAACTTCTCCGACCCCATCGACTCCTTCAGGAACGCGATGACCGCCTCGACGCCGTCGAAGCTGTACTTGCCGTCGCTGTAGCGAGCCACCACGTCGTCGGTCAGCACGGTGCGCATCTCGTCGAACTGGTGCTGGTCGAGGACCCGCAGATACTTGTACTTCAGCTGCTTGATGAGTTCGATTTCGACAAGATCGTCAGGAGTCATGGCCCAATCCAACCACCCAGGCCGTGTAGAGGTCGAAATAGCGACCGCCGGCGGCGACGAGCTCATCGTGTGAGCCGACCTCGACCAGACGACCGTCGGCGACCACCGCCACGCGGTCGCAGCGCTCCGAGGTCGACAACCGGTGTGCGATCGCGATGACGGTCCGGCCCTGCATGAGCGTCTCCATCGCTGTCTCGACCGTCGCTTCGGTCCCCGGGTCGACCGACGACGTGGCCTCGTCGAGG
This is a stretch of genomic DNA from Acidimicrobiales bacterium. It encodes these proteins:
- a CDS encoding family 43 glycosylhydrolase — encoded protein: MRRWGIVSVGLVLALVPTPASGLHDDTVDSGARYGSDFPDPHVVYDAANHTYIAFATNTGGFTLPTLTAGNLDDWALQPDTFSPPRWAAPVVGDAELWAPSVHQLATGEWRAYSAIRERTTSTQNRYCISVAEGPGPAGPFVDSSDAPLTCGYGSAGAIDPWVFVDGSGVPWLLWKMEDHRSVVLADDDVHFPLPATLVEERAQLRDEGEEPPQRILRPAADAIWSQRLDPSGLAFHRPDEADPDEAPSWASVLLTAQATTWERSIVESPALFEAGGRLHLLYSGNRYQSHEYATGWATCDSPAGPCTRARSTPILTHDGTINGPGGASVFVDAAGDTRVAFHAWTAPHVSYRDGGRRLLHIEQLCVLPDASLSVGFPAGWSFCDVDPTTWFGPGITWMADEGVTTGVSEGRFVPERSLSRAEAVTFLWRWAGSPAPSASSPFTDVEAGRYYTQAARWAAEVGIIRGTTPTTFAPDAPIDRAQVVTILHRAHGEPDPGEGSSFADVPDDSFFSTATAWAAATGITTGRTPTEFRPFEQATRAQFATLLCRFSRLPGDDRVGTGSICPG
- a CDS encoding nuclear transport factor 2 family protein produces the protein MTPDDLVEIELIKQLKYKYLRVLDQHQFDEMRTVLTDDVVARYSDGKYSFDGVEAVIAFLKESMGSEKFLSSHAVHHPEITLNGDGTASGIWKLEDNVVVGDHGINIYGAAFYYDDYVKTDDGWRIKATGYRRIYEEMYPRDGITGLNLVADWFTNES